GTAAGGGTGAAGGTGTGAAGGGATGTGAGTGTGAGTGTGGGTGTGAGTGGGGATTAACCACCTTATCCCTTATCACTCGTTACTCGTCACTCATCACTGATTACGCTTTACGAATCACGATTTACGGAACAAAGGTAAAAGATGGAAGCAAAAAAACTTGAAAATTATAGTTATGAAGATTATCTGCAAATAGATAAAACTACAAAAGAGAGAGTAGAACTTATTTTTGGAAAAATTTATATGATGGCTGGGGCAAGCGCAAAACATCAGGATGTTGTATTAAATATTGCAATGCTTATAAAAGCTTTAAATAAATGCAAACCAAGAGTTGCTCCGTATGATTTAAAGTTAATTTGCGATTTTGGAGGCAAAGATAGTATCAATATAGTTCAGCCGGATATTATGATTTTTTGCGAAGATAGAGATACTCCCTGCGCGATCTTTGAAGTTTTAAGTCCATCAACCGCCCAAAAAGATAAAAAAGAAAAATTTAGCCTATATGAGTGTTCCGGTATCGAAGAGTATTATATAGTTGAGCCCGAATATAGAAGTGTTGAAAAGTTTATACTAGATAACGGTAGTTATAAATTTGGCGGAAATTATGTATTAAGCGATAAAATGTTTATTGAGTGTATAGGCCAAGAAGTTGAGATTGAGAAGTTTTTTGAAGGGATTGAGGAGTGAGGTTAAGTAAAAAAGAGGCGTTAGAACTTATAAGAGAAGCCGACTTAAGAGAGCTTGGCGAAATGGCATTGGCTAAAAAAAGGGAGCTTCATCCTAAAAAGATAACAACTTTCATAGTAGATAGAAATATAAACTATACAAACGTATGCTGGGTTGATTGTGATTTTTGCGCTTTTTACAAACACGCAAAAGATGATGGTAGTTATATACTTAGTTATGAAGAGATCGATAAAAAGATAGATGAGCTTATAGAAATAGGTGGAACGCAGATTCTGTTTCAAGGAGGAGTCCATCCGAAGTTAAAGATTGACTACTACGAGAGATTAGTGGAGCATATTCATAAAAAATATCCGCAAATAACCATACACGGTTTCAGTGCGGTAGAGATAGATTTTATCTCCAAAGTAAGTCGTATAAGTTATGAAGAGACTCTGCAAAGATTAAAAGAAAAAGGTCTAAGCTCCATTCCGGGAGCGGGTGCGGAGATTTTAAGTGACAGGGTCAGAGATATCATAAGTCCTAAAAAGCTAAGTTCTAAAGAGTGGCTGGATATTCACAAAACAGCGCATAAGATCGGTATGAAGACAACCGCTACGATGATGTACGGTACAGTAGAGACCGATGAAGAGATAGTTGAGCATTGGGAAAAGATAAGGGAACTTCAAGATGAAACTGGAGGGTTTAGAGCTTTTATAATGTGGTCTTTTCAACCGTATAATACGAAGCTTCAAAAAGATGACATCGTAAAACATAAAACCTCTTCAAATAGATATCTAAGACTTTTAGCTGTAAGTCGTCTATTTTTGGATAATTTTAAAAATATTCAAAGCTCTTGGGTAACGCAAGGAAGCTATATAGGTCAGCTTGCACTCCTTTTTGGGGCTAATGATCTCGGTTCTACTATGATGGAAGAGAACGTTGTCAAAGCGGCCGGAGCTCAAAATAGGATGAATCAAGAGGAGATGATAAAACTCATTAAGGATGTAGGAGAGATACCGGCAAAACGAAATACGGCTTATGAGATATTGGAGATGTTTGATTGAAATTGGAAAATTTTGTTATTTGTGTATTAGTATATTGGTGTAATTAGAAAAAGAAGATTATAAATCAAACCAATATATAAATGTACCAATAACAATTTAACAATTGAATGCTCTGAAAAATTACAAAATTTCACTCAGGAGAGTTGAAATTTTTAGTAAAACGAACGCTTGTAAATTTTATTAAAAAGTGCTAAACAAGCGCACTTTTTTAGCCTTTTGGCGAACATAAAATTTTTAAGCTAAAATTTCAAATCCTTCGTTCAATTTGTAATTTTTCAGAGGTCTCAATTTAATTTTTAGCACGTAACACTAAAAAATTAGACACATACAAAAGAGGTATCTATGAAAAAATTGATAACTATTTTATTTTTTATTCAAGGGGTGATAATGGGTGCTGTTTTAGATAGTGTTGAAGTTAAAGGCGTGAAGATTCCCGTAATATTTGAAAAAAGCGACGCTCTTCCTATCGTTTCTATGCAGTTGGTTTTTCAAAAAAGTGGAAGTATAGAAGACGGAAGGCTTCCTGGACTTGCAAAATTTAGCGCTCGGATGTTA
This Nitrosophilus labii DNA region includes the following protein-coding sequences:
- a CDS encoding Uma2 family endonuclease; amino-acid sequence: MEAKKLENYSYEDYLQIDKTTKERVELIFGKIYMMAGASAKHQDVVLNIAMLIKALNKCKPRVAPYDLKLICDFGGKDSINIVQPDIMIFCEDRDTPCAIFEVLSPSTAQKDKKEKFSLYECSGIEEYYIVEPEYRSVEKFILDNGSYKFGGNYVLSDKMFIECIGQEVEIEKFFEGIEE
- a CDS encoding dehypoxanthine futalosine cyclase, with translation MRLSKKEALELIREADLRELGEMALAKKRELHPKKITTFIVDRNINYTNVCWVDCDFCAFYKHAKDDGSYILSYEEIDKKIDELIEIGGTQILFQGGVHPKLKIDYYERLVEHIHKKYPQITIHGFSAVEIDFISKVSRISYEETLQRLKEKGLSSIPGAGAEILSDRVRDIISPKKLSSKEWLDIHKTAHKIGMKTTATMMYGTVETDEEIVEHWEKIRELQDETGGFRAFIMWSFQPYNTKLQKDDIVKHKTSSNRYLRLLAVSRLFLDNFKNIQSSWVTQGSYIGQLALLFGANDLGSTMMEENVVKAAGAQNRMNQEEMIKLIKDVGEIPAKRNTAYEILEMFD